In Brachybacterium saurashtrense, the genomic stretch GCGCAGCACCGACCCCAGCCCGCGGGGTGAGCGCAGCGCCTCCTCGGCCGGGCGGGCCCGTGCGGGCAGCCCTTCGACCACGGCGATCGCCGGCAGCGGCACCACGGCTCGGCGCGCACCGCTCTCCCCCGCGAGCGCGACCCAGTCCGCGCCGACCTCCTCCACCGTTCCGTCCACGCGCAGCCCGTCCCCGACATGGAGGACCACCGCTCGACCCTGCGCACCGCGCAGCCTGTCCGCGAGCGTGAGCTGCGCCTGCTCCGCCCGGGCGAGGTCCTCGGAGACCGCCCGCACCTCCTGCTCCTCCTGGTGCGCGAACTGCCCCTCGAGGTCGTCGAAGATCCGCTCGAATCGCATGGCCCCACTCTAGGACCGCACCGCACCACCCGCCCTCCCCGACCCCCACGGATCCACATCGCGTCCTGGACGAATTGCGTTCTGGATCACGTGCCGCTACTTTGCTTCTAGAGACATCATCAGTCCTCAAACTGCATCAAACTGCATCATTTGCGATGTGGTGGTGAGGGCGCGACGACCACGACGTCCGGGGGACCCATGCGTGAGGACACGACACGACCGGCATCGGCGCCGGAGACGCCGACACGACCGTCCACTCTCCTGCTGTGCGCGGCGGTGGCCGCCGCCGGCGCACTGGCCATGGGGGCGACCTCCGCCTCACTGCGCACCACGGCCCTGGCCTCGCCGAGCAGCGAGGCGCTGATCGCCTGGGTGCTCCTGGCTCTGGCACTGATGGGCGGGCTGCTCTGCCTCTACCTCACAGCGATCTGGGCGTTGGCGGCGACCGTGGTCACCCTCGGCCCCGCCACCCGCGCGGGCCGGACGCTGCTGGCCCCGCTGCGCGTCCTCGCGCCGCGTCTCGCCCGTCGAGTCGCCACCGGAGCGGCCGTGGCCACCGCCGCCACGGCCCTCACGCTGAGCTCCTCGTTCGCCTCACAGCTCACGATTCCCGACGAGCCCTCCGAGCAGAGCTCGGTGCCGGCGTCCAGCGCCGAGCTGCCTCCGGCCGAACACCACGATCCCGCTCCGGCACCCGAGGCGGCCGGGGACCGGCCCGCCTCCGGGGCGACCGGGCAGGGGGCGGCCGCTCCGCTGCCCTCGCTGGGGTGGTCGGGGACGGCCCCGGACGACTCCACCGGCGAGGAGACCAGGGAGACCGCCCCGGAGCCGCAGGACACCGACCCGGCCGCAGGGCCCTCCGACCCCGCGACGGCGCGCACCGTCGTGGTGCAGGACGGCGACAGCCTCTGGAGCATCTCCGAGGATCTCGTCGACCCCGACGGCTCCGATCCGGCGCTCGTCGCCGCGACCTGGCCGCTGCTGCACGAGGCGAACCGCGACCGGATCGGGGCGGACCCCGATCTGCTCCGCCCCGGGCAGGAGCTGCTCATCCCCTCCGCACTGACCACACAGGACGAGTCATGACCACCACCGACCAGCGCCCCGCCCACACCTCCGCCCCGCATCTCGACGCGGAGGATCCTCACTCCGTCGAACAGCTCGTCGCCCCGGTGGCGCGCCGCGCGGTGGAGATCATCCGGGACATGCGCCCCGAAAACTCGCTGTCACGACTGGTGACCCCGGAAGTCTCCCACGCGCTCGCGCGCCGCGCCGCCCTCACCCGTCGACTGCGGGCGTCCACCGGCTACGCGCCGCCCCGTCAGCTCGTGGTGAGCGGGGTGCGCATCTGCGTGGTCAACGAGCACACGGTCGAGGCGAGCTGCGTGCTGCGCGAGCCGGACCGTGCCCGCTTCCTCGCGATGCGATGGGAACTGCGGCACACGGGCTGGCGGGTGACCGTGCTGGAGGTCGGATGAGTCAGCGGCGTCGCTTCGCGCGACGCTGCGCGCGATTCTGCCCCGCACCCTGCGGCGCACCCTCGGGCTTGTCCTGCACGGTGTCGTGGGAGCCGCCCTCGCTGCCGTGACGGTGGCGGGCCTGATGACGGCGCTGGGCGCGCGAGAGCGTCGACGAATCCTGGACGTCGCTGCCCTCGGCGGAGCTGTAGCGCAGCTGGCGGTCCGCAGGGCCGTCGTCCAGCCCCTTGGCACGCAGCACGACCGTGCTCTCCTGGGCCAGCTGCGCGGAACGCTCGTCCGTCCCCTCCACGCCGTCGTCGGACGGCGCCGCGGACTCGTCCGGCGTCGCACCGCCAGCGCCGTCCTCGCCGCCGTCGCCGTCGTCGCCCCGCACCGCGCCGGTCCCCTCGTCGTCGGGCCCGGCGGCCGGGGAGGTCGCCTCGGCGGCGTGGTCCGA encodes the following:
- a CDS encoding LysM peptidoglycan-binding domain-containing protein, with protein sequence MAAAGALAMGATSASLRTTALASPSSEALIAWVLLALALMGGLLCLYLTAIWALAATVVTLGPATRAGRTLLAPLRVLAPRLARRVATGAAVATAATALTLSSSFASQLTIPDEPSEQSSVPASSAELPPAEHHDPAPAPEAAGDRPASGATGQGAAAPLPSLGWSGTAPDDSTGEETRETAPEPQDTDPAAGPSDPATARTVVVQDGDSLWSISEDLVDPDGSDPALVAATWPLLHEANRDRIGADPDLLRPGQELLIPSALTTQDES
- a CDS encoding Rv3235 family protein: MTTTDQRPAHTSAPHLDAEDPHSVEQLVAPVARRAVEIIRDMRPENSLSRLVTPEVSHALARRAALTRRLRASTGYAPPRQLVVSGVRICVVNEHTVEASCVLREPDRARFLAMRWELRHTGWRVTVLEVG